From the genome of Azospira restricta, one region includes:
- a CDS encoding sensor histidine kinase, with product MASIKQNPAGHRLPDFRNLGVMLRVLLGVNLIALAAALALAPDLLGWLPRYVELAVWVEPLLLASLLLLALLRDLLWRLPYAAAVALVLLLVMLQAVLLQDFWRFMGFADGGWPTLLRGALLAAAAAAAMLGYFFLRAGALSPAVAEARMQALTARIRPHFLFNSLNAALSLIRSEPRRAEQALEELAELFRALMRDHRELVPLADEVALCRQYLDLEKLRLGERLQVDWAIEALPELLVPPLLLQPLLENAVYHGIEPSTVPGTIRIRLARRGDELAIELENPVSAGGAHPAGNRMALANIRERLALYYDLEARLEVKEDGGSYKVQMVLPCRN from the coding sequence ATGGCAAGTATAAAGCAAAACCCTGCCGGGCACCGGCTGCCGGACTTCCGCAACCTCGGCGTGATGCTGCGCGTGCTGCTCGGCGTCAACCTGATCGCGCTCGCCGCGGCGCTGGCGCTGGCGCCCGACCTGCTCGGCTGGCTGCCGCGCTACGTCGAGCTGGCGGTCTGGGTCGAGCCGCTGCTGCTGGCCAGCCTGCTGCTGCTGGCGCTGTTGCGCGACCTGTTGTGGCGGCTGCCGTATGCCGCCGCGGTGGCGCTGGTGCTGCTGCTGGTGATGCTGCAGGCGGTGCTGCTGCAGGACTTCTGGCGCTTCATGGGCTTCGCCGACGGCGGCTGGCCGACGCTCTTGCGCGGTGCGCTGCTCGCCGCCGCCGCCGCCGCCGCCATGCTCGGCTATTTCTTCCTGCGCGCCGGCGCACTGTCGCCGGCCGTCGCCGAGGCGCGAATGCAGGCGCTGACCGCGCGCATTCGTCCGCACTTCCTGTTCAACAGCCTCAACGCCGCGCTGTCGCTGATCCGCAGCGAGCCGCGCCGCGCCGAGCAGGCGCTGGAGGAGCTGGCCGAGCTCTTTCGCGCGCTGATGCGCGACCACCGCGAGCTGGTGCCGCTCGCCGACGAGGTCGCGCTCTGCCGGCAGTACCTCGACCTCGAGAAGCTGCGCCTCGGCGAGCGTCTGCAGGTCGACTGGGCGATCGAGGCGCTGCCCGAGCTGCTGGTGCCGCCGCTGCTGCTGCAGCCGCTCCTCGAGAATGCGGTCTATCATGGCATCGAGCCGTCCACCGTGCCGGGGACGATCCGCATCCGGCTGGCGCGGCGCGGCGACGAGCTGGCGATCGAACTGGAGAATCCGGTCAGCGCCGGCGGCGCGCATCCGGCCGGGAACCGCATGGCGCTGGCCAACATCCGCGAGCGCTTGGCGCTCTACTACGACCTGGAGGCGCGGCTGGAGGTCAAGGAGGACGGGGGGAGCTACAAGGTGCAGATGGTGCTGCCATGCCGGAACTGA
- a CDS encoding LytR/AlgR family response regulator transcription factor: MPELKILIVDDEAPARMRLRELLGDVAGEVPNRVLGEAADGVAALAAIEREAPDVVLVDIRMPRMDGIELAQHLAQLAQPPALVFTTAYDSYAIQAFDLNAVDYLLKPVRAPRLATALARARAARPLPEPVLRQLQPGGRSHLSCHERGRLLLVPVGEVLYLKADLKYVLARTREREYLLDESLTHLEQEFAQRFIRLHRGALVAKDAIAGFERAAADDADTHWLALVRDVPEKLPVSRRQWPLVKSYARQVST; this comes from the coding sequence ATGCCGGAACTGAAGATATTGATCGTCGACGACGAGGCGCCGGCGCGCATGCGCCTGCGCGAGCTGCTCGGCGACGTCGCCGGCGAGGTGCCGAACCGCGTGCTCGGCGAGGCCGCCGATGGTGTCGCCGCGCTCGCCGCGATCGAGCGCGAGGCGCCCGACGTCGTGCTGGTCGACATCCGCATGCCGCGCATGGACGGCATCGAACTGGCGCAGCACCTGGCGCAGCTGGCGCAACCGCCGGCGCTGGTGTTCACCACCGCCTACGACAGCTACGCGATCCAGGCCTTCGACCTCAACGCCGTCGACTACCTGCTGAAGCCGGTGCGCGCGCCGCGGCTGGCGACCGCGCTGGCCAGGGCGCGCGCGGCGCGGCCGTTGCCCGAGCCGGTGCTGCGGCAGCTGCAGCCGGGCGGGCGCAGCCACCTCTCCTGCCACGAGCGCGGCCGGCTGCTGCTGGTCCCGGTCGGCGAGGTGCTCTACCTCAAGGCCGACCTCAAGTACGTGCTGGCGCGCACGCGCGAGCGCGAATACCTGCTCGACGAATCGCTGACCCACCTCGAGCAGGAGTTCGCGCAGCGCTTCATCCGCCTGCACCGCGGGGCGCTGGTGGCGAAGGATGCGATCGCCGGCTTCGAACGCGCCGCCGCCGACGATGCCGACACGCACTGGCTGGCGCTGGTCCGCGACGTTCCGGAGAAGCTGCCGGTGAGCCGCCGCCAGTGGCCGCTGGTCAAGTCCTACGCGCGGCAGGTGTCGACATGA
- a CDS encoding mechanosensitive ion channel family protein produces MIQLVLDLWRDATPYLLGGALLLSAVLSRLPASGRTTLKHSLLFLVCWLGLDAVAVFFAWQGQVLIAAGVHQVALLGLGLVLIRLAGLAVFRQLLPALKVQTPRILEDIVVIAGYLLWTMIRLSATGVELSSLVATSAVITAVLAFAMQDTLGNILGGLALQLDNSLEIGDWVKMDELSGRVVEIQWRYTAILTRNGEKVVVPNSQLMKGKFSVIGDRDLGVPGWRRWIWFNVDYSVNPSLVTGAVERAVTEAEIANVAREPRPSCVAMEFAAGSVRYALRYWLLDPQDDDPTDSAVRAHVLATVQRNGWRMALPDQIVHMVQEGDAHREAVWQRELNRRLHALSGIELFASLDENERHKMAERLVHAPFAKGGVITRQGAVAHWLYIIVSGEVDVFWEPPDGERRLLTHLPQGSVFGEMGLMTGAPRAATVVAATDVECYRLDKAGFEDIIRARPELAESMSHILSERLHQIETLQNEYQRARSDSERAEHRAAIVQRIREFFGLK; encoded by the coding sequence ATGATTCAGCTGGTCCTCGACCTGTGGCGCGACGCCACGCCCTACCTGCTCGGCGGTGCGCTGCTGCTGTCGGCGGTGCTGTCGCGGCTGCCGGCGAGTGGGCGGACGACGCTCAAGCACTCGCTGCTCTTCCTCGTCTGCTGGCTGGGGCTCGACGCGGTCGCCGTCTTCTTCGCCTGGCAGGGGCAGGTGCTGATCGCCGCCGGCGTCCATCAGGTGGCGCTGCTCGGACTCGGCCTGGTGCTGATCCGCCTCGCCGGGCTGGCCGTCTTCCGCCAGCTGCTGCCGGCGCTGAAGGTGCAGACGCCGCGCATCCTTGAGGACATCGTTGTCATCGCTGGCTACCTGCTGTGGACGATGATCCGCCTGTCCGCAACCGGCGTCGAACTGTCCAGCCTGGTCGCGACCTCGGCGGTGATCACCGCGGTGCTCGCCTTCGCGATGCAGGACACGCTCGGCAACATCCTCGGCGGGCTGGCGCTGCAGCTCGACAACTCGCTCGAGATCGGCGACTGGGTGAAGATGGACGAGCTGTCCGGCCGCGTCGTCGAGATCCAGTGGCGCTACACGGCGATCCTGACGCGCAACGGCGAGAAGGTCGTCGTGCCGAACAGCCAGCTGATGAAGGGCAAGTTCTCGGTGATCGGCGACCGCGACCTCGGCGTTCCCGGCTGGCGGCGCTGGATTTGGTTCAACGTCGATTACAGCGTCAACCCGTCGCTGGTGACCGGCGCCGTCGAGCGCGCGGTGACCGAGGCGGAAATCGCCAACGTCGCGCGCGAGCCGCGCCCGTCCTGCGTGGCGATGGAGTTCGCCGCCGGCTCGGTGCGCTACGCGCTGCGCTACTGGCTGCTCGACCCGCAGGACGACGACCCGACCGACTCGGCGGTGCGCGCGCACGTGCTGGCGACGGTGCAGCGCAACGGCTGGCGGATGGCGCTGCCGGACCAGATCGTGCACATGGTGCAGGAGGGCGACGCGCATCGCGAGGCGGTCTGGCAGCGCGAACTGAACCGGCGGCTGCACGCGCTCTCCGGGATCGAACTGTTCGCCTCGCTCGACGAGAACGAGCGGCACAAGATGGCCGAGCGGCTGGTGCATGCGCCGTTCGCCAAGGGTGGCGTGATCACCCGCCAGGGCGCGGTCGCACACTGGCTGTACATCATCGTCAGCGGCGAGGTGGACGTCTTCTGGGAGCCGCCGGACGGCGAGCGCCGGCTGCTGACGCACCTGCCGCAGGGCAGCGTCTTCGGCGAGATGGGGCTGATGACCGGTGCTCCGCGCGCGGCGACCGTGGTCGCCGCCACCGACGTCGAGTGCTACCGGCTCGACAAGGCCGGCTTCGAGGACATCATCCGCGCCCGTCCGGAGCTCGCCGAAAGCATGTCGCACATCCTCTCCGAGCGCCTGCACCAGATCGAGACGCTGCAGAACGAATACCAGCGCGCGCGCAGCGACAGCGAGCGTGCCGAGCACCGCGCGGCGATCGTGCAGCGCATCCGCGAGTTCTTTGGCCTCAAGTAG
- a CDS encoding c-type cytochrome translates to MKQIKRFIAISGACLLPLPAFALDLDKAKDIYGPCAACHGEFGAGGKKGEYPRIAGQQPKYIEAQLKSFQKRIRPNIPMIPYTEERELSHEDMKTVAEFLAQIELPTKMPTFRGDEDALTRLQMVEKVMIVPRVEGDIGKGGALYQKQCASCHGKQGQGKGMFPMVVGQYTNYLQKQITAFLKAERPHDEDSAREGVLFALQAQDIQDILAYLTTLQNPEADAARP, encoded by the coding sequence ATGAAACAAATCAAGCGCTTCATCGCGATTTCCGGCGCCTGCCTGCTGCCGCTGCCGGCGTTCGCGCTGGACCTCGACAAGGCGAAGGACATCTACGGCCCGTGCGCCGCCTGCCACGGCGAGTTCGGCGCCGGCGGCAAGAAGGGCGAGTATCCGCGCATCGCCGGCCAGCAGCCGAAGTACATCGAGGCGCAGCTGAAGTCGTTCCAGAAGCGCATCCGCCCGAACATCCCGATGATCCCCTATACCGAGGAGCGCGAGCTGTCGCATGAGGACATGAAGACCGTCGCGGAATTCCTCGCGCAGATCGAGCTGCCGACGAAGATGCCGACGTTCAGGGGCGACGAGGACGCGCTGACGCGGCTGCAGATGGTCGAGAAGGTGATGATCGTGCCGCGCGTCGAGGGCGACATCGGCAAGGGCGGGGCGCTCTACCAGAAGCAGTGCGCCAGCTGCCACGGCAAGCAGGGGCAGGGCAAGGGCATGTTCCCGATGGTCGTCGGCCAGTACACCAACTACCTGCAGAAGCAGATCACTGCCTTCCTCAAGGCCGAGCGCCCGCACGACGAGGACAGCGCCAGGGAGGGCGTGCTCTTCGCCCTGCAGGCGCAGGACATCCAGGACATCCTCGCCTACCTGACGACGCTGCAGAACCCCGAGGCCGACGCGGCTAGACCTTGA
- a CDS encoding response regulator, with protein sequence MSAAADAADIRVLLVDDHQLVRDGLHSRLGETPGICVVGEAGSGREALALAAALQPDLVLLDIGLPDISGLDVAEQLPAVAPQARALMLSMYDNREYVISAIRAGAAGYVLKDASSKEIIAAIRAVAAGGSYYSAPLTTALATGGSEPPPLTEREREVLILVAQGNSNKRIAQQLAVSVRTVETHRLNLRKKLGIETPAGLIRYALQQGWIKV encoded by the coding sequence ATGAGCGCCGCCGCGGACGCCGCCGACATCCGCGTGCTGCTGGTCGACGACCACCAGCTGGTCCGCGACGGGCTGCACTCCCGCCTCGGCGAGACGCCCGGCATCTGCGTCGTCGGCGAGGCCGGCAGCGGCCGCGAGGCGCTGGCGCTGGCCGCCGCGCTGCAGCCGGACCTGGTGCTGCTCGACATCGGCCTGCCCGACATCAGCGGGCTCGACGTCGCCGAGCAGCTGCCGGCGGTGGCGCCGCAGGCGCGGGCGCTGATGCTGTCGATGTACGACAACCGGGAATACGTGATCAGCGCGATCCGCGCCGGCGCCGCCGGCTACGTGCTGAAGGACGCCAGCTCGAAGGAGATCATCGCCGCCATCCGCGCCGTCGCCGCCGGCGGTTCGTACTACAGCGCGCCGCTGACGACGGCGCTGGCCACCGGCGGCAGCGAGCCGCCGCCCTTGACCGAACGCGAGCGCGAAGTCCTGATCCTGGTCGCGCAGGGCAACAGCAACAAGCGCATCGCGCAGCAGCTGGCGGTCAGCGTGCGCACGGTCGAGACGCATCGCCTCAACCTGCGCAAGAAGCTCGGCATCGAGACGCCGGCGGGACTGATCCGCTACGCGCTGCAGCAGGGCTGGATCAAGGTCTAG